The uncultured Subdoligranulum sp. genomic sequence AACACCGATATCATCATCATGCGGGAAGCCCTGCAGCTGGTCCGCAAGAAGATCATCGGCGTGCTGGCCAACCTGGCCAAGTTTGCCGAGCAGTACAAGGCCATGCCTTGCTTGGCCTACACCCACTGCCAGCCCGCACAGCTGACCACGGTGGGCAAGCGTGCCACCCTGTGGATGAATGAGCTGTACATGGACCTGGAAGAGATCGACCATCAGATCGGTCAGCTGGCGCTGCGCGGCGTCAAGGGTACCACCGGCACCCAGGCCAGCTTCATGGAGCTGTTCAACGGCGATTCCGCCAAAGTCAAGGCCGTGGAGGCCGATGTCTGCGCGCAGATGGGCTTCACCAAGGTGGTGCCGGTCTGCGGCCAGACCTACAGCCGCAAGGTGGACTACAATGTGCTGTCTGCCGTGGCGGGGCTGGGCCAGAGTGCCATGAAGATGGCCACCGACATCCGTCTGCTGGCCAACTTCAAGGAGATGGAGGAGCCCTTTGAAAAGAACCAGATCGGTTCTTCCGCCATGCCCTACAAGCGCAACCCCATGCGCTGCGAGCGCATCTGCGCCCTGAGCCGTTACCTGATGGTGGATGTGCTGAACCCCGCCATGACCGCCGGTACCCAGTGGTTTGAGCGCACGCTGGACGACTCCGCCAACAAGCGCATTGCCATGGCGGAGGGCTTCCTGGCCGCCGACGCCATCCTGAACATCCTGCTGAACGTTTCCGATGGTCTGGTGGTTTATCCCAAGGTCATCCGTGCCCGCGTGATGGCAGAGCTTCCCTTCATGGCCAGCGAGAATATAATGATGAAGGCTGTGAAGAAGGGCGGCGACCGTCAGGAATTGCATGAGCGCCTGCGGGAGCACGCTGTGTCAGCTGCCGCCGTAGTCAAACAGGAGGGCAAGCCCAACGATATGATCGCCCGTGTGGAAGCGGATCCCGCCTTCGGCCTGAGCCGTGAGGAAATCGAGGCGGAGCTGAGCCCCGAGGCCTTCACCGGCCGTGCACCGGAACAGGTGGAGGAGTATCTCCGGGACGTTATTGCCCCGGTTCTCGCCGCCAATGCGGAGGACATCGGGCAGAAAGTAGAACTGAACGTCTGATTCTGACCTATCAATCCCATCAATAAAAAATCCCGTGGAACGAAATCGTTCCACGGGATTTTTTATTCTTCATCCGTTGTATCGGTATCACTGTCGGCAGAGGCAGCTTCGTCTCCCTCTTCAGTGGATTCCGGCGTGGGGGTAGGTGTGGGGTCCGGCTCATCGGGGGCGAAGTACCCCTTGATCTCCCCGTCCGTCTGCTGATAGCTGACATCCAGCGTTCCCTTGTCACTGGCAGAAAGACCCTTGTCCGGGTCCAGAATGGCCACCGAGGCAAGGCGGATCTTATAATCCAGCCGGTTGCTGTTGCCCAGCAGTACCTGAATGCGGTTCTGGTAGGTGAAGCTGAGATTGCTCAGGTCGGCAATGTTCAGGGCGGTCACTCCATCCGACAGCCCCTGGGCCTCCATCTCCTCCAGCATCTGATCAAGCACGTTGGCCGCACTGACCTGGGCCGTTTCCAGCGTAGCCTCCTCCCCCTGCAACAGGGAGTTGTAGCTGACCGGCACCACAATCTGTCCCGGCTCCGGCGAGAAATCCGGCTGCAGGGTACAGGAAAGCACGGTCAGCCCTTCGGGCTGGGAAACATCGGTGCGCAGAATCTTGAGAGAATCGCTGAGGATCATCCACCCGCCGGAATACATGCAGGTAAACCGCTCTGTGGCCGGACGGACCTTGATGACCACAGTACCCGGCAGCTGAATATCTACCTGCACGTTGTCCAGGTATGGAAACCGGGACTGCAATTGTATCGTCTTTTCCGTGGTGGAAAATCCGAACAAGCTGCTCCCCTGCTCAATCCCCAGGGCGGCGATGATCTCCTCCTCGGTGTAAATGCCGGTGTCCGCCGGTGTGGTCCGGTCAAAGGTCTCGACCCGGAAGGATGTCACCTTGAACAGCAGATTGATGGAGATGATCGTTCCCAAGGCCAGCACGGCCAGTACGCCCAGTATGCCCAAGAGCCTGCGCCGATTGCGCTGGCGCAGCAATTCCGCCTGGGTGACCCGACGCTGCCGCCGCGGTGCACCGGGGGTGTAACCGGCTTTTTGGGGATTCAGCTGCGGTTGGGTCCGCGACCGCTGTGTGGCAGCTCCACGGCGTCGGGATGGCGGCACGGGATCGGGGGGCGGCTGCCTTGACGCATTCCCGCGAGGACGGACCGGCTTCTGCTTTTCCAACCCTAACCGACTGCCCAGACTGCGCTTTTGTCCAGAATATGCGAAGGAGCCGCCCCTGGACTTTTGCTGACGGCTGCGCTGGTCGCGGTCCATACGGGTGGCTCCTTTCCTGGATAATGACTTGGGGTAAAGGTTTTTTACTTTACAAGGTTCAACAGTTTTTCGGTGATCAGTTCAAGGCTGTGCGGGTTGCCCAGTTTCCTGGCATTCTGGCCCATCTCTGCCAGTTTGCCCGGTGTGCCCAGCAGTTTCTGCACGGTATCAATGAGTTTTTCCCCGGTCAGGTTCTTTTCCTCGATCACCACCGCGGCGCCGGCCTTTTCCAGCTCCAGTGCATTGTAATACTGGTGGTTTTCCGCCACATTGGGACTGGGGATCAGCACCGAGGCGCGGCCCACCGCTTCCAGTTCCGCCAGCGTCAGCGCGCCGGAGCGGGCAATCACCAGATCCGCCGCTGCCAGCAGCTGGGGCATATTGTTGATATAGGGCGTGACGACCAGATTGGGACCGGGCGCAAAGCCCTTTTCCCGCTCCAGACGATTGAACAGGATGACACCGCGTTTGCCGGTGGCATGGAGGTGCAGTACATTGGCCCCCTGCTGCTTTTCCCAGGCACACAGGTCGGCCACCACTTCATTGATGCGGTCCGCTCCCAGGCTGCCGCCAAAGCTAAGAATGACCGTGCGGTCTCCCGCATCCAGCTTCTGACGGGCTGCCTGCCGGTCCGCCGTCAGCACTTCCGGGCGGACGGGGTTGCCCACCACAAAGGTCTTATCCGGCGCACCCAGTTTTTCTACCGCGTCGGCGCTGGCTGCCAGAACCAGATCCACATCCTTGGCCAGCAGCTTGTTGGTCACTCCGGGGAATGCGTTCTGTTCGTGGATGGCCGTCTTGATGCCGCGCTTGGCAGCCGCCCGCACAATGGGACCGCTGACATAGCCGCCGCAGCCAATGACCAGATCCGGCCGCACTTCATCGAGGATTTTCCGGGTGCGCGGGCCGGAAAGTGCCAGATGCCAGATCGCCACCACGTTGCGCACGACATTTTCGGCGTTCAGGCGGCGCTGGAAGCCGTTGATCTCAATGTGATGGAATGGGTACCCGGCCTTGGTGACAAGACCATACTCCATACCCTCGCGGCGGCCGGCAAAATGGATCTCGGCAGTGGGATCCGCTGCCTTCAGGGCCCCTGCGATGGCCAGTGCCGGGTTGATATGGCCGGCTGTGCCGCCGGCAGCAATCAGAACACGCATACACTCTCCCCTTTTCTTCCCGTTATGTAATCAGGTACTCTGGCGGCGATAGACCGGGCGGCGCGGTGTGCGTCCCAGCTTCCGGTCGATCTCGGCCTGGTGCTGCTTTTGACGCGCTTCCATCCGTGCATTACCCGCTCTGGATATGCTGAGCAGTACACCCATCTCACCCAGAAGCAGCAAAAGACTGGTGCCGCCCGACGAAAAGAACGGCAGGCTGATGCCGGTATTGGGCAGCAATGCGGTGGCCACACCAATGTGGCAGAACACCTGCCAGGCCACCTGGGCCGTAATGCCGATGCCCAGCAAGGCGCCGAAAAAGTCCGGCGCATTGAGGGCGATGAGAATGCCCTGCACGATGATGGCCGCAAAGAGCAGAATCAGCGCCAGCGCGCCCACGAAGCCAAGCTCCTCGCAGACCACCGAGAAAATGAAGTCGTTTTCGGCGTAGGGCAGCCACTGGTGCTTCTGCACGCTGTTGCCGATTCCCACACCGAACAGCCCGCCAGTGCAGATGGCATAGACGCTCTGCCGGGTCTGCCACAGCATGTTGGCGGTGTCGGTGGGGGTCAGACCCCACACACCGCCCAGCCGCTCGGCCGCGTAGCCGCCGCTGGACTGCAGATAATTATAGAACGCCAGGCCGCCGGCTGCCCCCAGGCCCCCGGCTGCAAACAGCCAGACACCGCCGCCGCCCGCGCAGAGCAGCATGGTGGCAAAGATGGCGCACATCAGCAGCATGGCCGAGTTGTGGGGTTCCAGACGCAGCAGAATCAGCACCGGGACCAGCGGCAAAGCTGGCAGCAGGATGCCGTAGATGGGATTCTTGATTTTCTCTTTGTGTTTGTCCAGGGCGTCCGCCGTGCCGAGAATGATGGCGAACTTGGCCATCTCGGACGGCTGCAGCGACATACCACCCGGGAAATACACCCAGCGGTAACAACCGTTGCTGTCGCTGGGCATGAACAGTGCCACCACCAGCAGCACCAGTGTCACAAAATAAAAGGTCTCGTTGAGATAGCGCAGGGCGCGGTAGTTGATGCGCGACATGAACAGCATGGCGGCAAACCCCACCACCGCGACGATGGCCTGGGGTTTGATGAAGTGGTAGATATCGCCATATTTGGTGTAGCCGCTGGAATAGCTGGCCGAAAACAGCATGATCAGCCCGTAGGCCAGCGTGACGGCCAGCGTGCCCACAAAGCCCCAGGAGACCGGGCCGCGCTCCGCCTTGGGCAGCCGGATCACCCGCAGCATGCGGATGATGTTACCCACCGAGCGGTCCAGAATCAGGGCCAGAAGACTGAGGGATGTATTTTGCAAGGGGAAGGCCCTCCTTTCGGGGCGTGCCGGGAAGACACCGCACCCAAGGGGCACGGTCAAACGAGACAGATATACAGGATGCCCAGCGCCACGCCGATGGCCGCGATGAGGGCGAAGAAGCCGTCGATCTTGACCTCTCGCCAGCCGCGCATCTCAAAGGCATGGTGGATGGGTGTCATCTTGAAGATCCGTTTGCCGTGGGTAAGTTTGAAATAGACGCGCTGGATGACCACCGTCATGGCGTCCCAGATATACACAATGCCGAAGAACAGCACCAGTTCGGGCCGGTCCATGATAAAGGCCAGCGCCGTGACAAGTCCGCCGAAGAACATGCTGCCGGTATCGCCCATGAACACCTTGGCCGGATAGAAGTTCCAGATCAGGAACCCGGCGCAGGCGCCCGCCGTGGCCGAGGCGATCAGCGACACGTGCACAAAGCCCAGCAGACTGCCGGCCAGCAGATAGCCCAGCATGGACACAAAGGTCACGCCGGTGCACAGGCCGTCCAGCCCGTCCGTCAGGTTTACGGCATTCACCAGGAAGATGATGCCGAAGAAGGCGATGGGATAGAAGAGGATTCCGAAATCCACCGCGCCGGCCACCGGCAGCATGACCTGGGTGGAAAGCAGGCCCAGGCTGTGCAGACCGATCATGAATCCCACGGTCACCGCCACCTGGAAGACAATCTTCTGCCACGCGGTCAGGCCCAGGTTCCGATGCTTGATGACCTTGATGAAGTCATCGAGAAAGCCGATGAGGCCGGACCCGAAAGCCAGGAACAGCACCATCATGCCGGCAGCCATCTGCTGCGGGCCCAGCACCTCCGGCGCCTGCCCCTGGAACATTGCCCAGACAACGCCCAGCGTCACCAGGATGCCGAAGATAAAGCCCAGGCCGCCCATGGTGGGGGTTCCGTTTTTCTTGTTGTGCCAGGTGGGGCCCTCCTCGCGGATGGTCTGCCCGAAATGCAGACGGTGCAAGGCAGGGATCAGCAGCCAGCAGGTCACAGCCGTGACGGCAAAACCGCCCACCGCCGAAGCCGCCAGCATATAGGAGACAGTTTGCTCCATGCAGTCATTCCTCCAAAAAACTCATCTTTTCTCGGCGCGACTGCATGGGAAGCCGTCACGCCTGTGGCAATCCAGTGTAATACTCCTGCAACAGCTCTTCCAGCTTCATCGCATGGCTGGCCTTGGCCAACAGCGCGTCACCGGGCTGTACAAATTGCTGTAGACATTGTAGCACCTCTTGGGCATTTTGGCAATGCACAGTTGTTACGCCTCCGGCCTTGGCTGCCTCGGCCATCACCGCACTGCGCGGGCCGTAGGCGATCAGCACATCAATGCCCGCTTCGGCCACCCATTCGCCGGTATGGCGGTGGCCTTCCTCGCTGGCATCTCCCAGCTCCAGCATATCGCCCAGCAGCGCAATCTTGCGCCGGTTGGGCAGCGCCTTCAGCACCGAGATGGCCGCCTTCATGCTGTCGGGGCTGGCATTGTAGCAGTCCTCCACAACGGTCACGCCGCCCTTTTCCACAATATGCTGGCGCATGCCGGTGGTCTCGTAGCGGGACAGCGCCGCAGCACAGGCCGCCGGGTCCAGGCCCAGCCGCGTGGCAGCTGCGTAGGCAGCCAGCGCATCGTAGACGGTGTGCACACCAGCCGTGGGGATGGAAACCGGGAACGTACCGTTTTCCCGGTCCACCAGCGTGAAGGTGGTCCCCTGTGCCCCGGTCTTGATGTCCGTGGCCCGGACATCCGCCTCCTTCTCAATGCCGAACCAGACCGCCCGCAGCCGGTTGGGCACCTGGGCGGTGGGCAGCAGGTCATTGTCGGCGTTGAGCACCAGCGGCGCACCATCCGGCAGGCCTGCACAGATTTCCATCTTTGCTTTCAGTATATTCTCCCGGGTGCCGAGATTTTCCAGATGGGAGACACCGATCATCGTGATGATGCCCGCCGAGGGCCGCACGCAGCGGGTCAGGCGCTCAATCTCGCCGGCATGGTCCATCCCCATCTCCACCACCGCGTACTCGGTGGCGTTTTCCAGACGGAACAGCGTGTTGGGCACGCCGATCTCGTTGTTCTGGTTGCCCTCGGTCTTGAGGGTGTTGCCGAAAGCCGACAGCACCGCATAGCAGAATTCCTTGGTGGTGGTCTTGCCTACGCTGCCCGTCACGCC encodes the following:
- the murG gene encoding undecaprenyldiphospho-muramoylpentapeptide beta-N-acetylglucosaminyltransferase; its protein translation is MRVLIAAGGTAGHINPALAIAGALKAADPTAEIHFAGRREGMEYGLVTKAGYPFHHIEINGFQRRLNAENVVRNVVAIWHLALSGPRTRKILDEVRPDLVIGCGGYVSGPIVRAAAKRGIKTAIHEQNAFPGVTNKLLAKDVDLVLAASADAVEKLGAPDKTFVVGNPVRPEVLTADRQAARQKLDAGDRTVILSFGGSLGADRINEVVADLCAWEKQQGANVLHLHATGKRGVILFNRLEREKGFAPGPNLVVTPYINNMPQLLAAADLVIARSGALTLAELEAVGRASVLIPSPNVAENHQYYNALELEKAGAAVVIEEKNLTGEKLIDTVQKLLGTPGKLAEMGQNARKLGNPHSLELITEKLLNLVK
- a CDS encoding FtsQ-type POTRA domain-containing protein, producing MDRDQRSRQQKSRGGSFAYSGQKRSLGSRLGLEKQKPVRPRGNASRQPPPDPVPPSRRRGAATQRSRTQPQLNPQKAGYTPGAPRRQRRVTQAELLRQRNRRRLLGILGVLAVLALGTIISINLLFKVTSFRVETFDRTTPADTGIYTEEEIIAALGIEQGSSLFGFSTTEKTIQLQSRFPYLDNVQVDIQLPGTVVIKVRPATERFTCMYSGGWMILSDSLKILRTDVSQPEGLTVLSCTLQPDFSPEPGQIVVPVSYNSLLQGEEATLETAQVSAANVLDQMLEEMEAQGLSDGVTALNIADLSNLSFTYQNRIQVLLGNSNRLDYKIRLASVAILDPDKGLSASDKGTLDVSYQQTDGEIKGYFAPDEPDPTPTPTPESTEEGDEAASADSDTDTTDEE
- the purB gene encoding adenylosuccinate lyase; amino-acid sequence: MAQHDRYISPFSTRYASDEMQYIFSDDNKFRTWRKLWIALAKAEQKQGLAITDEQIAELEAHKDDINYEDAIAREKLVRHDVMSHVYAYGLQCPKAKGIIHLGATSCYVGDNTDIIIMREALQLVRKKIIGVLANLAKFAEQYKAMPCLAYTHCQPAQLTTVGKRATLWMNELYMDLEEIDHQIGQLALRGVKGTTGTQASFMELFNGDSAKVKAVEADVCAQMGFTKVVPVCGQTYSRKVDYNVLSAVAGLGQSAMKMATDIRLLANFKEMEEPFEKNQIGSSAMPYKRNPMRCERICALSRYLMVDVLNPAMTAGTQWFERTLDDSANKRIAMAEGFLAADAILNILLNVSDGLVVYPKVIRARVMAELPFMASENIMMKAVKKGGDRQELHERLREHAVSAAAVVKQEGKPNDMIARVEADPAFGLSREEIEAELSPEAFTGRAPEQVEEYLRDVIAPVLAANAEDIGQKVELNV
- the mraY gene encoding phospho-N-acetylmuramoyl-pentapeptide-transferase, producing MEQTVSYMLAASAVGGFAVTAVTCWLLIPALHRLHFGQTIREEGPTWHNKKNGTPTMGGLGFIFGILVTLGVVWAMFQGQAPEVLGPQQMAAGMMVLFLAFGSGLIGFLDDFIKVIKHRNLGLTAWQKIVFQVAVTVGFMIGLHSLGLLSTQVMLPVAGAVDFGILFYPIAFFGIIFLVNAVNLTDGLDGLCTGVTFVSMLGYLLAGSLLGFVHVSLIASATAGACAGFLIWNFYPAKVFMGDTGSMFFGGLVTALAFIMDRPELVLFFGIVYIWDAMTVVIQRVYFKLTHGKRIFKMTPIHHAFEMRGWREVKIDGFFALIAAIGVALGILYICLV
- the murF gene encoding UDP-N-acetylmuramoyl-tripeptide--D-alanyl-D-alanine ligase, with translation MQPIPANELLAGLTLAEPISIRAVVTDSRKVEPDCVFVCFPGERVDGHTFAAGAYQNGAAYIIANHPVEGVPADRTVVVPDSALAMVRMASNYRMLFSPRIIGVTGSVGKTTTKEFCYAVLSAFGNTLKTEGNQNNEIGVPNTLFRLENATEYAVVEMGMDHAGEIERLTRCVRPSAGIITMIGVSHLENLGTRENILKAKMEICAGLPDGAPLVLNADNDLLPTAQVPNRLRAVWFGIEKEADVRATDIKTGAQGTTFTLVDRENGTFPVSIPTAGVHTVYDALAAYAAATRLGLDPAACAAALSRYETTGMRQHIVEKGGVTVVEDCYNASPDSMKAAISVLKALPNRRKIALLGDMLELGDASEEGHRHTGEWVAEAGIDVLIAYGPRSAVMAEAAKAGGVTTVHCQNAQEVLQCLQQFVQPGDALLAKASHAMKLEELLQEYYTGLPQA
- a CDS encoding FtsW/RodA/SpoVE family cell cycle protein, whose product is MQNTSLSLLALILDRSVGNIIRMLRVIRLPKAERGPVSWGFVGTLAVTLAYGLIMLFSASYSSGYTKYGDIYHFIKPQAIVAVVGFAAMLFMSRINYRALRYLNETFYFVTLVLLVVALFMPSDSNGCYRWVYFPGGMSLQPSEMAKFAIILGTADALDKHKEKIKNPIYGILLPALPLVPVLILLRLEPHNSAMLLMCAIFATMLLCAGGGGVWLFAAGGLGAAGGLAFYNYLQSSGGYAAERLGGVWGLTPTDTANMLWQTRQSVYAICTGGLFGVGIGNSVQKHQWLPYAENDFIFSVVCEELGFVGALALILLFAAIIVQGILIALNAPDFFGALLGIGITAQVAWQVFCHIGVATALLPNTGISLPFFSSGGTSLLLLLGEMGVLLSISRAGNARMEARQKQHQAEIDRKLGRTPRRPVYRRQST